From Candidatus Krumholzibacteriia bacterium, a single genomic window includes:
- a CDS encoding ATP-binding protein, which yields MPKAQQGKSQPSTDAAQKRYQTQKRLADALFGLFRTLGSTLSVERVAQVGLLTLTGQLLIKRAAFFARDGHGDYRLLTVVGVHWPELKQLVLPGRILEPRLHDVAHRLLDLEALPGHESLERLAARGFRNLVLLLDDQEPLGLIVLGEKIVPAPLTAEDRQILEAFSVVMSLSVKNSIAYQLVERSRNELQRLDEMKREFMSHVSHEFRTPLTVLKNTAELTPMEPELAEMQRSALARLEYLVGSILLFNDSAAGEVALDREPIDLQAWVAEEVRPLLEARGDFELHVALPAATIRFDRQKIRIALESVVDNAMKFGSKEQKPQVHLYLSSRRNLEAEYQRSGAESERLDMERLHPQAAVDPASADALLVIEVKDRGIGIPPEELESVFQPFTQALNSPTRGVRGPGLGLAMAKRIVEAHGGEILCRSAVERGTILCLVIPTAPVFARSRAHRKGRGAA from the coding sequence ATGCCGAAGGCGCAGCAGGGTAAGAGCCAGCCCAGCACCGACGCGGCGCAGAAGCGCTACCAGACGCAGAAGCGGCTGGCCGATGCGCTGTTCGGTCTTTTCCGGACGCTGGGCAGCACGCTCAGCGTCGAGCGCGTCGCCCAGGTAGGGTTGCTGACACTCACCGGACAACTCCTGATCAAGCGCGCCGCTTTCTTCGCCCGGGATGGCCATGGCGACTACCGCCTGCTCACCGTCGTCGGCGTCCACTGGCCCGAGTTGAAGCAGCTCGTGCTACCGGGACGGATCCTGGAGCCGAGGCTGCACGACGTCGCCCATCGTCTCCTCGACCTCGAGGCGCTGCCGGGCCATGAGTCACTCGAGCGTCTCGCTGCCCGCGGCTTCCGCAATCTCGTTCTGCTCCTGGACGACCAGGAGCCGCTGGGGCTCATCGTGCTGGGGGAGAAGATCGTGCCCGCCCCGCTCACCGCCGAGGATCGGCAGATCCTGGAAGCGTTCTCGGTGGTCATGTCGCTCAGCGTGAAGAACTCCATCGCCTATCAGCTGGTGGAGAGGAGTCGCAACGAGCTGCAGCGTCTCGACGAGATGAAGCGGGAGTTCATGAGCCACGTTTCGCACGAGTTCCGTACACCGCTCACGGTGTTGAAAAACACCGCGGAGCTCACCCCCATGGAGCCGGAGCTGGCGGAGATGCAGCGCAGCGCCCTGGCGCGCCTCGAGTATCTCGTGGGCTCGATCCTCTTGTTCAACGACAGCGCCGCCGGCGAGGTGGCCCTCGACCGCGAACCCATCGATCTGCAGGCGTGGGTGGCCGAGGAAGTACGCCCGCTCCTGGAAGCTCGTGGTGACTTCGAGCTGCACGTGGCGCTGCCGGCCGCCACCATCCGCTTCGACCGCCAGAAGATCCGCATCGCCCTGGAGTCGGTCGTCGACAACGCCATGAAGTTCGGCTCGAAAGAGCAGAAGCCCCAGGTGCATCTCTATCTGAGCAGTCGGAGGAATCTCGAGGCGGAATACCAACGGTCCGGCGCGGAATCGGAGCGGCTCGACATGGAGCGATTGCACCCGCAGGCGGCCGTGGACCCCGCCAGTGCCGACGCGCTCCTGGTGATCGAGGTGAAAGATCGCGGCATCGGCATCCCCCCCGAGGAGTTGGAGTCGGTGTTCCAACCTTTCACACAAGCGCTCAACTCGCCGACGCGGGGTGTGCGCGGTCCCGGGCTCGGGCTCGCCATGGCGAAGCGGATCGTCGAGGCCCATGGCGGCGAAATCCTGTGCCGGAGCGCCGTCGAACGGGGCACGATCCTCTGTCTCGTCATTCCCACCGCGCCGGTCTTTGCACGCTCCCGCGCTCACCGGAAGGGACGGGGCGCCGCCTGA
- a CDS encoding mercuric reductase: MRYDVIVIGSGQAGVPLATRFAEAGKKVLVVERKNLGGTCINYGCTPTKTMVASARAAHVARHAGRLGVRTGEVQVDLGAVVDRKTEIVRQWRAGVQGRLEGQGERLQWQHGHARFVGPREIQVGVTTHTAEIVIINTGARHVQPRLPGLDQVAAVDNASIMELRQLPEHLVILGGGYIACEFGQMFRRFGAEVSIVQRGEHLLGREDPDVAEALEQVFRAEGIQLFLDNEGKAVARHARGVELTLEKGSPLIGSHLLVAVGRQPNTDELGCEAAGIRLGARKEILVDAHYRTSSPGVYAVGDVIGGPQFTHTSWDDHRILYDLLLGRSQRGREGRLVPYTVFTDPQVARVGLSEAEAKAAGIPYEVATLPYASIARAVEVDETAGLMKLLIDPKTEKILGAAMVGLEAGELIHIFVALMQAGSTARPLVDAQAVHPTLAEGVQSLVMSLPRYALS, encoded by the coding sequence ATGCGCTACGACGTCATCGTCATCGGGAGCGGCCAGGCGGGCGTCCCTCTGGCCACGCGCTTCGCCGAAGCGGGGAAGAAGGTGCTTGTCGTCGAGCGCAAGAACCTGGGCGGCACCTGCATCAACTACGGCTGCACGCCGACCAAGACGATGGTGGCGAGCGCTCGCGCCGCCCATGTGGCGCGCCACGCCGGCAGGCTCGGGGTTCGCACCGGCGAGGTGCAGGTGGATCTGGGCGCCGTCGTGGATCGTAAAACGGAGATCGTGCGCCAGTGGCGCGCGGGTGTGCAGGGGCGCCTCGAAGGCCAGGGAGAGCGCTTGCAGTGGCAGCACGGTCATGCCCGCTTCGTCGGCCCCCGGGAGATCCAGGTGGGCGTTACGACGCACACCGCCGAGATCGTCATCATCAATACCGGCGCCCGGCACGTGCAGCCACGCCTTCCCGGCCTCGATCAGGTCGCCGCCGTCGATAACGCCAGCATCATGGAGCTGCGCCAGCTACCGGAGCACCTCGTCATCCTGGGTGGCGGTTACATCGCTTGCGAGTTCGGTCAGATGTTCCGGCGCTTCGGCGCCGAGGTGAGCATCGTGCAGCGCGGCGAGCACCTGCTCGGGCGCGAGGATCCCGATGTGGCCGAGGCCCTCGAGCAGGTGTTCCGTGCCGAGGGCATCCAGCTCTTCCTCGACAACGAGGGGAAAGCGGTGGCCCGCCATGCACGCGGCGTGGAGCTCACGCTGGAGAAAGGCTCACCCTTGATCGGCTCGCATCTCCTCGTCGCCGTCGGCCGCCAGCCCAACACCGACGAGCTGGGTTGCGAGGCCGCCGGCATCCGCCTGGGTGCCCGGAAGGAGATCCTCGTCGATGCGCACTACCGCACCAGCAGCCCGGGCGTGTACGCCGTGGGCGATGTCATCGGCGGCCCCCAGTTCACCCACACTTCCTGGGACGACCACCGCATCCTCTACGACCTCCTCCTGGGGCGGTCGCAACGCGGGCGCGAGGGCCGGCTCGTGCCCTACACGGTGTTCACCGATCCACAGGTGGCACGGGTCGGACTCTCGGAAGCAGAAGCGAAGGCGGCGGGCATCCCCTACGAGGTGGCGACCTTGCCTTACGCATCCATCGCCCGCGCCGTCGAGGTGGACGAAACGGCGGGACTCATGAAGCTCCTCATCGACCCGAAGACGGAGAAGATCCTGGGTGCCGCCATGGTCGGGCTCGAGGCAGGCGAGCTGATCCACATCTTCGTCGCCCTCATGCAGGCCGGCTCTACCGCCCGGCCTCTCGTCGACGCCCAGGCCGTGCACCCGACGCTCGCCGAGGGCGTGCAGTCCCTGGTCATGTCTCTGCCTCGCTACGCCCTGTCGTGA
- a CDS encoding DUF3300 domain-containing protein produces the protein MKSKHSDAGSWRLLCRDLLAIGCAALLVPGNVSCALLASQKPDATSPDNTAQPPAATAQPPTAPPPDTTAAQSAAEATAVKLPPEQLESLVAPIALYPDPLLAQTLVASTYPLEIIQLQQWLAKNPNLKDKELADAVAKEPWDPSIQSMAAFPDVVKRLADDIQWTTDLGNAFLAQQSEVMDAVQRMRQKAKEKGALESNEQQTVETKVIEEKTVIVVEPANPEVIYVPSYSPTVVYGAPVYPYPPIYYPPYPPGAAFMSFSIGVMWGAAFWGGSCCGCGWGGNNVNINVDNNFNNINRGDRGDRGDRGNRAEPRAGDRAGDRGGRGGAGAGGGNWQHNPQHRGAAPYADKATANKYGGSARGESPGNRQQAGTRQQPSAGNRAASPGAGNRASAPSASNRAAGGASASRAGGDPIGGRNIQQRSSSSKAGGFGGGSSYSGSSARASGSRGASSMGSRGAPRGGGGGRRR, from the coding sequence ATGAAGTCAAAGCACTCGGACGCTGGATCCTGGCGGTTGCTCTGCCGCGACCTCCTCGCGATCGGCTGCGCGGCCCTGCTCGTGCCCGGGAATGTCTCCTGCGCTCTGCTCGCGTCGCAAAAGCCGGATGCAACGTCACCGGACAACACGGCGCAGCCGCCGGCTGCCACGGCGCAGCCACCGACTGCCCCGCCACCGGACACCACGGCGGCGCAGAGTGCTGCCGAGGCGACCGCGGTGAAACTGCCGCCCGAGCAGCTCGAATCGCTGGTGGCACCCATCGCTCTCTACCCCGACCCGCTGCTGGCGCAGACTCTCGTCGCCTCCACCTACCCGCTCGAGATCATCCAATTGCAGCAGTGGCTCGCCAAGAACCCCAATCTGAAAGACAAGGAACTCGCCGATGCGGTGGCGAAGGAACCTTGGGACCCGAGCATCCAATCGATGGCCGCGTTTCCCGACGTGGTGAAGCGGCTCGCGGACGACATCCAGTGGACGACGGATCTCGGCAACGCCTTCCTCGCCCAGCAAAGCGAGGTCATGGACGCGGTGCAGCGCATGCGCCAGAAAGCCAAGGAGAAGGGTGCCCTGGAATCCAACGAGCAGCAGACGGTCGAGACGAAGGTCATCGAGGAGAAGACGGTCATCGTGGTCGAGCCAGCGAATCCAGAGGTCATCTACGTGCCGTCGTACAGCCCGACGGTCGTCTATGGCGCGCCGGTGTATCCGTATCCGCCGATCTATTACCCTCCCTATCCTCCGGGTGCTGCATTCATGTCCTTCAGCATCGGCGTCATGTGGGGTGCCGCCTTTTGGGGCGGTTCCTGTTGCGGCTGCGGCTGGGGCGGCAACAACGTCAACATCAACGTCGATAACAACTTCAACAATATCAACAGGGGCGACCGTGGCGATCGTGGAGACCGCGGCAACCGTGCCGAACCCCGCGCCGGTGACCGTGCTGGAGACCGCGGTGGCCGCGGCGGGGCAGGCGCCGGCGGCGGCAACTGGCAGCACAATCCCCAGCATCGCGGTGCCGCCCCCTATGCCGACAAGGCGACCGCCAACAAGTACGGCGGCTCGGCGCGCGGCGAGTCGCCGGGCAACCGCCAGCAGGCGGGCACGCGGCAGCAGCCCAGCGCTGGCAACCGAGCCGCGAGCCCGGGCGCGGGTAACCGTGCGAGCGCGCCAAGCGCTTCGAACCGCGCTGCCGGTGGGGCGAGTGCAAGTCGTGCCGGCGGCGATCCCATCGGTGGGCGAAACATCCAACAGCGGAGCAGCAGCTCGAAGGCCGGTGGCTTCGGCGGCGGGAGCAGCTACAGTGGCAGCAGCGCCCGGGCGAGCGGCTCCCGCGGTGCCTCTAGCATGGGATCGCGCGGCGCCCCGCGCGGCGGCGGCGGCGGACGTCGGAGGTGA
- a CDS encoding DUF2950 domain-containing protein: MTFRSEGRRLVGLRDHAARLGWCLGFAWVLASLSPGGAAAQSNATPSGSQVKQRTFKTPEEASEALIAAAEQFDVTALKSILGPDGADLVVTEDPVQDKNQSAAFAAEARKQTRVVRDPKNKKVAILSVGVDEWPLPIPIVQKGSTWQFDSKAGRQEILYRRIGGNELDAIEVCRGYVEAQHEYASEKHEGSMVNQYAQRIISTPGKQDGLAWRAADGTWQGPVGEAIAKVIAEGYSDKAQPYHGYFFKVLTRQGPDAPLGEMDFVVKGVMIGGFALAAAPAEYAVTGVKTFIVGHDGVVYEKDLGPKTLDQFRAMDRYNPDTSWKPVEAP; the protein is encoded by the coding sequence ATGACATTCCGAAGCGAAGGTCGCAGGCTCGTCGGGCTCCGTGACCATGCCGCGCGCCTCGGCTGGTGCCTCGGGTTCGCCTGGGTGCTGGCGTCACTGTCACCGGGCGGGGCTGCGGCGCAGTCCAACGCGACGCCCTCGGGCTCGCAGGTCAAGCAGCGGACCTTCAAGACGCCCGAGGAAGCGAGCGAAGCCTTGATCGCCGCCGCCGAGCAATTCGACGTGACCGCATTGAAGTCCATTCTCGGGCCGGACGGCGCGGACCTCGTGGTCACCGAGGACCCGGTGCAGGACAAGAACCAGAGCGCCGCGTTCGCGGCCGAAGCGCGCAAGCAGACCCGCGTCGTCCGCGATCCCAAGAACAAGAAGGTCGCGATCCTCTCGGTCGGTGTCGACGAATGGCCGCTGCCGATCCCCATCGTCCAGAAGGGCAGCACCTGGCAGTTCGACTCCAAGGCCGGGCGGCAGGAGATCCTGTACCGCCGCATCGGCGGCAACGAGCTCGATGCAATCGAGGTGTGCCGCGGCTACGTGGAAGCGCAGCACGAGTATGCCTCTGAGAAGCATGAAGGCTCGATGGTGAACCAGTACGCGCAACGCATCATCAGCACCCCCGGCAAGCAGGATGGATTGGCGTGGCGAGCCGCGGATGGAACGTGGCAGGGCCCCGTGGGCGAGGCGATCGCCAAGGTCATCGCCGAGGGTTACAGCGACAAAGCCCAGCCCTACCACGGCTACTTCTTCAAGGTCCTCACACGCCAGGGCCCGGACGCGCCACTCGGCGAGATGGACTTTGTCGTCAAGGGTGTAATGATCGGCGGCTTCGCCCTCGCCGCCGCACCGGCCGAATACGCCGTCACCGGCGTGAAGACCTTCATCGTCGGGCATGACGGTGTCGTCTACGAGAAAGACCTCGGGCCGAAGACGCTCGACCAGTTCCGCGCCATGGACCGCTACAATCCCGATACGTCCTGGAAGCCCGTCGAAGCACCGTGA
- a CDS encoding glucosidase yields the protein MARNLTGNDETKPGIRSHAERARLDEDARRTHNWKRWGPYLSERQWGTVREDYSPGGTAWESFPHDHARSRTYRWGEDGLLGITDRQCRVCFSLALWNGRDPILKERLFGLTGNEGNHGEDVKELYYYLDSSPTHSYMKALYKYPQAEYPYARLVEENRRRGREVGEFELVDSGVFEGERYFDVFAEYAKAGPDDILIRITVENRATENAVLHLLPQLWFRNTWSWGRTSEGYGAKPRLMRSGEAAVLAEHPSAGRFRLSLGRGPDGRWPQLLFTENESNAHRLWGRGDPQAFGKDAFHARVVHGQTQAVNPAETGTKAAGWYVLELAAGGSARIELRLTAAESAPAAPFGPGFDAVFLQRREETDAFYATVIPAATTPAERSVLRQAYAGLLWTKQYYHYVVRDWLEGDPSQPAPPAERRRGRNCGWEHLYNRDVISVPDKWEYPWYAAWDLAFHMLPFAKLDPEFTKQQLVLFLREWYMHPNGQIPAYEWALSNVNPPVHAWACWRAYKIAGPPERRDRLFLERVFHKLLLNFTWWVNRKDVEGRNLFSGGFLGLDNIGVFDRSLPLPTGGHLEQADSTAWMAFYCATMLSMALELASVEPAYEDVASKFFEHFVAITDAMHRMGGRGLWDEADGFYYDSLNMDGVHLPLRTRSWVGIIPLFAVEVLEQEVLDQLPGFRKRLDWFLENRADLAQHISYMQENGSDHGHRLLAIPTKERLLRVLRVVLDESEFLSPYGVRSVSKVHEENPFVFHVHDQEYRVDYVPGEGNTALFGGNSNWRGPIWFPLNYLLVEALERYHHFYGDDLKVECPTGSGQWMNLAEVAHELSMRLSGILLPDGRGRRPCHGDEARYANDPAWKDLVLFYEYFHGDSGRGVGASHQTGWTALVTRCIEDLAEHRLQEGNSSAADLTVATKLAVPATPK from the coding sequence GTGGCGAGGAACCTCACGGGGAATGACGAGACAAAGCCCGGGATCCGCTCGCACGCCGAACGTGCCCGGCTCGACGAGGACGCGCGGCGCACCCACAACTGGAAGCGCTGGGGACCGTACCTGTCCGAGCGCCAGTGGGGCACGGTGCGGGAAGATTACTCACCCGGCGGCACCGCCTGGGAGTCCTTCCCCCACGACCACGCCCGCAGCCGCACCTACCGCTGGGGCGAGGATGGTCTCCTGGGCATCACCGATCGGCAGTGCCGGGTGTGCTTCTCACTGGCGCTGTGGAACGGCCGCGATCCGATTCTCAAGGAACGCCTCTTCGGTCTCACGGGCAACGAGGGCAACCACGGCGAGGACGTGAAGGAGCTCTACTACTACCTGGATTCGAGCCCTACGCACTCCTACATGAAGGCACTCTACAAGTACCCGCAGGCGGAGTACCCCTACGCCCGGCTGGTGGAGGAGAACCGCCGCCGCGGCCGCGAGGTCGGCGAGTTCGAGCTCGTGGACAGCGGCGTCTTCGAGGGCGAGCGCTACTTCGACGTCTTCGCCGAGTACGCCAAGGCCGGGCCGGACGACATCCTCATCCGCATCACGGTGGAAAACCGCGCCACCGAGAACGCCGTACTGCACCTGCTGCCGCAGCTTTGGTTCCGCAACACTTGGAGCTGGGGGCGCACTTCCGAGGGCTATGGCGCCAAGCCGCGCCTCATGCGGAGCGGCGAGGCGGCGGTGCTGGCCGAGCACCCGTCGGCGGGTCGTTTCCGTCTGAGCTTGGGGCGCGGTCCCGACGGCCGCTGGCCGCAGCTCCTGTTCACGGAAAACGAGAGCAACGCGCACCGGCTCTGGGGTAGAGGGGATCCGCAGGCCTTTGGCAAGGATGCCTTCCATGCGCGCGTCGTCCATGGACAAACGCAGGCGGTGAACCCGGCGGAGACGGGAACGAAGGCCGCCGGCTGGTATGTCCTCGAGCTCGCCGCCGGCGGCTCGGCTCGGATCGAGTTGCGGCTGACTGCCGCCGAGAGCGCGCCGGCCGCACCGTTCGGCCCCGGATTCGATGCGGTGTTCCTGCAGCGCCGCGAGGAGACGGACGCGTTCTACGCCACCGTGATTCCAGCGGCCACCACGCCGGCGGAGCGCAGCGTCCTTCGCCAGGCTTACGCCGGTCTCCTCTGGACGAAGCAGTACTACCACTACGTCGTCCGCGACTGGCTCGAGGGGGATCCTTCCCAGCCTGCGCCACCGGCGGAGCGCCGGCGCGGGCGCAACTGCGGCTGGGAGCACCTGTACAACCGCGACGTGATCTCCGTGCCCGACAAGTGGGAGTACCCCTGGTACGCGGCTTGGGATCTCGCCTTCCACATGCTGCCCTTCGCCAAGCTCGACCCGGAGTTCACCAAGCAGCAGCTCGTCCTCTTCCTGCGCGAGTGGTATATGCACCCGAACGGGCAAATCCCCGCCTACGAGTGGGCGCTTTCCAACGTGAACCCGCCGGTGCATGCCTGGGCTTGCTGGCGCGCCTACAAGATCGCCGGACCCCCGGAGCGGCGCGATCGGTTGTTCCTCGAACGCGTCTTCCACAAGTTGCTGCTCAACTTCACCTGGTGGGTGAATCGCAAGGACGTGGAGGGGCGGAACCTCTTCTCCGGCGGCTTCCTCGGTCTCGACAACATCGGCGTCTTCGACCGCTCGCTGCCTCTGCCCACGGGCGGCCATCTCGAGCAGGCCGACAGCACTGCCTGGATGGCGTTCTACTGCGCCACCATGCTGTCCATGGCGCTGGAGCTGGCCAGCGTGGAGCCCGCCTACGAAGACGTGGCCTCCAAGTTTTTCGAGCACTTCGTCGCCATCACCGACGCCATGCACCGGATGGGCGGGCGCGGTCTGTGGGACGAGGCCGATGGTTTCTACTACGACTCCTTGAACATGGACGGCGTGCACCTGCCGTTGCGCACCCGCTCCTGGGTGGGGATCATCCCGCTCTTCGCCGTGGAGGTGCTGGAGCAAGAGGTGCTCGATCAGCTGCCCGGTTTCCGCAAGCGCCTGGACTGGTTCCTGGAGAACCGCGCCGATCTGGCGCAGCACATCAGCTACATGCAGGAGAACGGCTCCGACCACGGGCATCGCTTACTCGCCATCCCCACCAAGGAGCGTTTGCTCCGCGTGCTCCGAGTTGTACTCGACGAGAGCGAGTTCCTCTCCCCTTACGGCGTGCGTTCCGTATCGAAGGTGCACGAAGAGAATCCGTTCGTCTTCCACGTGCACGACCAGGAATACCGGGTGGACTACGTGCCCGGCGAGGGCAACACGGCGCTCTTCGGCGGCAACTCCAACTGGCGCGGACCGATCTGGTTCCCCCTCAACTACCTCCTGGTGGAAGCGCTGGAGCGCTATCACCACTTCTACGGCGACGACCTGAAAGTGGAATGCCCGACGGGATCGGGACAGTGGATGAACCTGGCCGAGGTGGCGCACGAGCTCTCCATGCGCCTCTCCGGCATCCTCCTCCCCGATGGCCGGGGCCGGCGGCCTTGTCACGGTGACGAAGCGCGCTACGCGAACGACCCGGCGTGGAAAGATCTGGTGCTCTTCTACGAGTACTTCCACGGCGACAGCGGCCGCGGCGTCGGCGCCAGCCACCAGACCGGTTGGACCGCATTGGTCACGCGCTGCATCGAGGATCTCGCGGAGCACCGCCTGCAGGAGGGGAACAGCAGCGCGGCAGATCTGACGGTGGCGACGAAGCTCGCCGTCCCGGCGACGCCGAAGTAG
- a CDS encoding DUF1801 domain-containing protein — protein MAAKTKARTKTKARTKTKTKTKTKTKTQTKPKAQGKAKTQARTIDEYLAGLSADKRAALEDIRRIIKSVAPKSTESISYQIAAFKLNGMLVGFGATTNHCAFYVMSPATMEAYKDELADYDTSKGTIRFQADKPLPTTLVRKLVKARIAENRS, from the coding sequence GTGGCAGCGAAAACCAAGGCGCGAACCAAGACCAAAGCCAGGACCAAGACCAAGACCAAGACCAAGACCAAGACCAAAACCCAGACTAAACCGAAGGCGCAGGGCAAGGCCAAGACCCAGGCCAGGACCATCGACGAGTATCTGGCAGGTTTGAGCGCGGACAAGCGAGCGGCACTCGAGGACATCCGAAGAATCATCAAATCCGTGGCACCGAAGTCCACAGAGTCCATCAGCTACCAGATCGCCGCCTTCAAACTCAACGGCATGCTCGTCGGCTTCGGCGCGACGACGAACCACTGCGCCTTCTACGTGATGAGCCCGGCCACCATGGAGGCGTACAAGGACGAGCTCGCAGATTACGATACCAGCAAGGGCACCATCCGCTTTCAAGCGGACAAGCCGCTACCGACCACCCTGGTGCGGAAGTTGGTGAAGGCGCGGATCGCCGAGAATAGAAGTTGA
- a CDS encoding glyoxalase superfamily protein translates to MTFPAQRVIPTLRITDYERSKAYYVESLGFTVEWEHRFAPNLPVFMSVVRDGMQIYLSQHSGDCQVGGLVHFIIPDVDAWHAEFRERAVIVAQVPNDDLGFRNMTIKDPDGNQLRFMAPAHA, encoded by the coding sequence ATGACTTTTCCAGCACAGCGAGTGATACCCACGTTGCGGATAACAGATTACGAACGGAGCAAGGCCTACTACGTCGAGAGTCTCGGCTTCACCGTCGAGTGGGAGCACCGCTTCGCGCCAAACCTCCCGGTGTTCATGTCTGTCGTCCGCGATGGCATGCAGATATACTTGTCTCAACACAGCGGCGATTGCCAAGTCGGTGGGTTGGTCCACTTTATTATTCCGGACGTGGACGCATGGCACGCGGAGTTCAGGGAGCGGGCTGTCATTGTGGCCCAGGTTCCGAACGACGACCTGGGGTTTCGCAACATGACAATCAAAGACCCCGATGGCAACCAGTTGAGGTTCATGGCACCGGCGCATGCCTGA
- a CDS encoding VOC family protein produces the protein MKSGFPGPVPEIPVRDIATAVAYYQNNLGFTLDWGGEELGLAGISKGNCRMFLANQQYRKQYGNVGPTLTWLNLKSKEAVDELYRVWSASNAQLMSTPESKSWGLHEFTAADLDGNLFRVFYDFATPEHDKDV, from the coding sequence ATGAAATCGGGGTTCCCAGGCCCGGTTCCCGAGATCCCGGTGAGGGATATCGCTACGGCGGTGGCCTACTACCAGAACAACCTGGGCTTCACTCTGGACTGGGGTGGTGAGGAGCTCGGGCTCGCAGGCATCTCGAAGGGCAACTGTCGGATGTTCCTGGCGAACCAGCAGTATCGGAAGCAATACGGCAACGTGGGACCCACGTTGACTTGGCTCAATCTGAAAAGCAAGGAGGCAGTGGATGAGCTCTATCGCGTTTGGAGTGCCAGCAACGCCCAATTGATGTCCACACCGGAGTCGAAATCCTGGGGCTTGCACGAGTTCACGGCGGCAGATCTGGATGGTAATCTCTTCCGTGTCTTCTATGACTTCGCCACTCCTGAACACGACAAGGATGTCTAA
- a CDS encoding TIGR02466 family protein, whose amino-acid sequence MTTDRNPWIEASDVIPMFPTLVWKLQLRAEVRQAMDNRILALLEELRRLEPDPLGRGQGWQSERRLHEREELREFVECVGAAAKTILRFLKIGYEDFEITGCWANVLAPGAAHRAHSHPNNFLSAVYYLRTHPGGDTIHFHDPRPQTGILRAPVTELTAENTDQVVVPVRNGTLLLFPAYVQHSVEVNAAAEERISLSCNIMFSSFTENLSKPLW is encoded by the coding sequence ATGACGACCGACCGGAACCCCTGGATCGAAGCCTCCGACGTCATCCCGATGTTCCCCACCCTGGTCTGGAAGCTCCAGCTCCGGGCCGAGGTACGCCAGGCGATGGACAACCGGATCCTGGCGCTGTTGGAGGAGCTCAGGCGGCTCGAGCCGGATCCGCTCGGGCGCGGTCAGGGTTGGCAGTCGGAGCGGAGGCTGCACGAACGGGAGGAGTTGCGGGAGTTCGTGGAGTGCGTCGGCGCGGCAGCGAAGACGATCCTACGGTTCCTAAAAATCGGTTACGAGGACTTCGAGATCACCGGCTGTTGGGCCAACGTTCTAGCGCCGGGCGCGGCACACCGCGCCCACAGTCATCCCAACAACTTCTTGAGCGCTGTGTATTACCTGCGGACGCATCCGGGCGGCGACACCATCCACTTCCACGATCCACGACCCCAGACCGGGATTCTCCGGGCGCCGGTCACGGAGCTCACCGCGGAGAACACCGACCAGGTCGTGGTCCCGGTGCGGAACGGGACGCTCCTTCTGTTCCCCGCCTATGTGCAGCATTCGGTGGAGGTGAATGCCGCAGCGGAAGAGCGCATCAGCCTCAGCTGCAACATCATGTTCTCTTCCTTCACGGAGAACCTCAGCAAGCCGCTCTGGTAG